In Melopsittacus undulatus isolate bMelUnd1 chromosome 6, bMelUnd1.mat.Z, whole genome shotgun sequence, the following proteins share a genomic window:
- the GFI1 gene encoding zinc finger protein Gfi-1, whose translation MPRSFLVKSKKAHSYHQPRSADEDYSLRLETVLAQICAESMVANLGGSGASSQGRFSPESHLADAADGTSESAPSCEGSVCDRVSEFEDFWRPPSPSVSPASERSVCPSLDEAPPFSVPFKPYMWNSLGGSELRHLVQSYRPCPTLERTSALGLFCERGSESALYGAECSSSHGLYGDFSSPGLGLYERPPAAAPRLYAETQPGLQQEKGPGGIKVESDLLCRPLLISTGSYKCVKCSKVFSTPHGLEVHVRRSHSGTRPFACDMCGKTFGHAVSLEQHKAVHSQERSFDCKICGKSFKRSSTLSTHLLIHSDTRPYPCQYCGKRFHQKSDMKKHTFIHTGEKPHKCQVCGKAFSQSSNLITHSRKHTGFKPFGCDLCGKGFQRKVDLRRHRETQHGLK comes from the exons ATGCCGAGGTCCTTCCTAGTGAAGAGCAAGAAAGCGCACAGCTACCACCAGCCTCGCTCCGCTGACGAGGACTACAGCCTGCGGCTGGAGACGGTGCTAGCTCAGATCTGTGCAG AAAGTATGGTAGCAAATCTTGGTGGGAGCGGGGCC TCTTCCCAGGGACGCTTCTCCCCGGAATCCCACCTTGCCGATGCTGCCGATGGCACCTCCGAGTCAGCGCCCAGCTGCGAGGGCAGCGTCTGTGATAGAGTGTCCGAGTTTGAGGATTTCTGGAGACCTCCCTCGCCCTCCGTCTCGCCAG CCTCTGAGCGATCTGTGTGTCCATCCCTAGATGAAGCACCCCCCTTCTCGGTGCCCTTCAAGCCGTACATGTGGAACAGCCTGGGTGGCTCTGAACTGAGGCATCTTGTGCAAAGCTACAGGCCCTGCCCAACACTGGAGCGAACCTCAGCCCTTGGGCTGTTCTGTGAACGAGGCTCTGAGTCTGCCCTCTACGGTGCTGAGTGTAGCTCTTCTCATGGACTTTATGGTGACTTCAGCTCCCCAGGCCTGGGGCTGTATGAGCgtccaccagcagcagcacccagacTCTATGCTGAGACacagcctgggctgcagcaagAGAAGGGCCCAGGTGGCATCAAAGTGGAGTCAGACCTCTTGTGCCGCCCATTGCTCATCAGCACTGGCTCTTACAAGTGTGTCAAGTGCAGCAAG GTCTTCTCCACACCACATGGCCTTGAGGTACATGTGCGCCGCTCACACAGTGGCACAAGGCCCTTTGCATGTGACATGTGTGGCAAGACCTTCGGCCATGCAgtcagcctggagcagcacaaGGCCGTGCACTCACAG GAACGCAGCTTTGATTGTAAGATCTGTGGCAAGAGTTTCAAGAGATCTTCTACTCTGTCCACCCACCTGCTCATCCACTCAGACACACGGCCCTATCCATGCCAGTACTGTGGGAAACGGTTCCACCAGAAATCTGATATGAAGAAGCATACCTTCATTCACACAG GTGAGAAGCCTCACAAGTGCCAGGTGTGTGGGAAAGCCTTTAGTCAGAGCTCCAACCTCATCACCCACAGTCGGAAGCACACAGGCTTCAAGCCCTTCGGCTGTGATCTGTGTGGCAAAGGCTTCCAACGAAAGGTGGATTTACGGAGACACCGGGAGACACAGCATGGCTTGAAATGA